CCTCAGGAGCTTGAACAGGTTATACCCCTGTACCCGGGGGAACCCCCTCCACAGCTCCCTGGGATAGCCGGCACCCCTCTCGTCAAGCCATATAATAGCCTTCCTAAGAGGCCGGCCCCTGGAATCCACCGGCACGACCCCAGCCATGTGGGCAGTATAGACTAGGGCGGCAGGCTTCAAACCCGAGCTATCAACAAGCTCCCTAGACAGCTCTGCTATATCACTCCACAAAACCTCCACATCTTGCTCAGCCCACCCACGACGCGGATACTCGATGACGGACGGCTTCGACGCCCGAGCCACAACCCTAAACCCGTCAACCTCTACCAGCGCCACCTTCAAGCTAGTAGTACCCACATCAACCGCGAGGACGGTCTTTAGGCCCCTCGGCAACCCAGCTGACCTCTATACTAACCTGGATAATGATGATAGTTATAGCGGTTATCTCTATCCCACATTAACAGGGTTCCAGCCGGTCTATAACTACCTAAACATTATCTCATCTTCTCATCTAGGATGTGCCTGGGGAGGCACTAGCAGGCTCTTACCAGATAACGGTCGCTCCCAGCTTCCGAGCAACATAAGATAAGTCTGTGTCCCCTGTTACAATCGGCGCGCCGCTACTTACAGCTATGGCTATCGTCGTAGCGTCCGCTACCGATAGTTTCCTTCGCTTAAGACTGGGATCCTTTGACGCTCTCAATAGTTTATCTCCTATGAGTTTTACATTCGACGCCTTCAATGCAATGTTCAAGTCTAGGACTGTAATTGTGAAGTACCTGTTTATGAATTCCAGCAGTTCCTCTTCATCTCTGAAGGGCAACCTGCCTCTCTTCCAGTGATAGGCCAGCTCATATACGATTAAGTAGTGAAGCATGCCCTTGATAGTGCCTTTCCTCACTTTTTCTAGAACCTCGGTCACTCCGCTGGGCGCTTGCCCGGTTAGGTCTGCTATTATAGCATACGTATCCACTACGACCTTCCTAATCTCTTCAGCCAAAACTCCTCAGCCTCGTCAAGCTCCCTCTCAGCCTCGTCAATATCTACCCTCAGCTTCCTGCCCCGCTCTCTCAATTCGCTCCATAAGTCTCTAGTTTTCAAAATGATCGTGTCACCCTCCACTCTTAAGTCGAGGATCATGCCCTCGCTTATTCCAAGCTTCTCTCGTATCTTCTTCGGTATAACTATAACGCCACGCTTACCAACGCGAATCATGGCTCGGAGCTTAGCCACTTGGAATACACCCTGTTATCTTCTGAGGGAAACCATTGTCAGTCAGACTTAATTTATCTTCAGTAGCAATGATCAAAGTAGATCTTATGGCGTTGAAACTCCTGGCGTTCAACGATGATCTTTCGGAGGATACCATACCCATAGTTATCCCCAGCATCGCTATATCGGAACTAAATCTATGATGTAGGCATCTCATACTCTCCCTTGGCTGGCTACGGGAGGGCTATTTAATAGACGAAACACTAGTGACCCGATATTCATCGCGGAATGACTGACAACGACCGGGATTAGCGAGGCCGTCATCACTCTTAAATAGCCCAGTAAAATGCCTACTAGGAACACCTCTACCAGGAGGAGTTTTCTCCTATTCAGCGGTCCTATGTGGACAATCGCGAACAACAGGGCAGGTAGCAGAATAGTAACGGAGAGAGGCTCGTGGGATTCCATTAAGTAACCCTCAGCCAGGCCTCTAAACAAGGTCTCCTCGCCTAGCGGAGCAAGAAGCACTAGTGAGAGCAAAGCCAGTGCTTTATCCTCCTCAAGCGCCTCACTCGATATCGGAGCTACCTCGTCTCCCTGAACTAGACGGGCGCTCACATAGTTTACTAGAACAGATATAACTAGGAAAACACTGAAAGAATATAAACCAATAACTAGGACTCCCCTGTCAACATAGTACGAAACCACGCCTTCTATGCCTGCTAGATAAGCTGCAATGAGTGATAGGACTAGAAACATCACCTGAGTAAATGTCCCAGCTACAAGCTTCTCTCTAGGACCCTGCGAGAGCCTAGTCCCAAGGGCTGCTCCAATTACTGCTGAGGGAAAGAATACTACAAGCCATAGAATGACGTCATAAACGATCTTCACTACCAGGCTAAGTGCCACCACGAACCCGCCTCGTCCTTCGCCGAGTCGCTTAGATTAAGCGCTGGGGACTCGGAGAAAAGATAGCTAGGAAGTTTGCTATACAAACAACGTCATTGACCTAAAAAGCCTTGTAGGAGGCTAGCCCTATAGGCTGAGGGGTTTCCCGGGTGTCCTCGATAAAGGATTTCGAAGAAGCCTTGAAGATTGTAGAGAAGCACTTGGATTTCGCCCGGCTCGTCTATCGAAGCCTACCCTTCGTGTTCTGGGCAGGCGTCATACCACTACTGTATATCGTCACGTCCTTCGTGCCGGGCGTGGGGAAGCAGACGGCGCTAGGCCTGGGCATAGGTGCTGGTCTAGCTCTTTGGTTTCTCCTAGAGGAGAGTACTGCGTATAGGGTTCTTGAGAGGCTTGATGCTGTTCTAGGTAGAGAGGTTAGGAGCCCGACGCTCTATACGGTATCGCAGATGGCATCATGGATTATTGGAGCGGTTATAGCCTACGCCTCTCTGAGGCTAGGGCTCCCGGAGCCTGCCTGGCCCCTAGTATTCTTCGGCACAGGCATGGGCTTGCTCATGGCCGTGGATAAGGTCTTTAGAGGCGGATATGATAAGGAAATGGCTGTAGCGTGCGTTCTACCCCTACTATCCGTCTTCATAATGAGTAGGTCACCGTTGCCAGGAGAAGACTTCGCGGTAATGATCGCATCCTCCAGCCTCGCTCTCACCGGACTCCTATACCTAAGGAGGGCATTTAGGGGTTGAAGGAATGCAGAGAACCCAGCGACCTAGGCGAAATAACTAAGAGCCCTCTGGGAAACCCAGTGCGACTAGCCATAGCCCTCTACCTCCTACCAAGACAAGCCGCATACTTCTCCACAATAGCAAAAGCACTAGGGCTCTCCCCGGGGAACCTGCGGCACCACCTAAAC
This DNA window, taken from Candidatus Thermodiscus eudorianus, encodes the following:
- a CDS encoding PIN domain-containing protein; its protein translation is MAEEIRKVVVDTYAIIADLTGQAPSGVTEVLEKVRKGTIKGMLHYLIVYELAYHWKRGRLPFRDEEELLEFINRYFTITVLDLNIALKASNVKLIGDKLLRASKDPSLKRRKLSVADATTIAIAVSSGAPIVTGDTDLSYVARKLGATVIW
- a CDS encoding AbrB/MazE/SpoVT family DNA-binding domain-containing protein, giving the protein MAKLRAMIRVGKRGVIVIPKKIREKLGISEGMILDLRVEGDTIILKTRDLWSELRERGRKLRVDIDEAERELDEAEEFWLKRLGRS
- a CDS encoding CPBP family intramembrane metalloprotease, whose protein sequence is MALSLVVKIVYDVILWLVVFFPSAVIGAALGTRLSQGPREKLVAGTFTQVMFLVLSLIAAYLAGIEGVVSYYVDRGVLVIGLYSFSVFLVISVLVNYVSARLVQGDEVAPISSEALEEDKALALLSLVLLAPLGEETLFRGLAEGYLMESHEPLSVTILLPALLFAIVHIGPLNRRKLLLVEVFLVGILLGYLRVMTASLIPVVVSHSAMNIGSLVFRLLNSPPVASQGRV
- a CDS encoding helix-turn-helix domain-containing protein; translation: MKECREPSDLGEITKSPLGNPVRLAIALYLLPRQAAYFSTIAKALGLSPGNLRHHLNVMLQHDLIEEKYVIEERPRKLIILTMKGARELNKVLVAFNKLFSSGQG